A genomic segment from Daphnia carinata strain CSIRO-1 chromosome 1, CSIRO_AGI_Dcar_HiC_V3, whole genome shotgun sequence encodes:
- the LOC130691441 gene encoding transient receptor potential channel pyrexia-like: MGKYDMPSTLGDQKCSEERRDNKDFRTRSGRAKVRKYANRQAFQDRRKPWTTTNGATCNPNHFDTVVDDPTFSISSESNTSRTELKNCNIQTGEPSLWLSCSSVWTEDQLKNSIDELLSNQEASSVHIKTILGSTEQSRNWSELPSSCFNAAILYASMTTNIAMLRFFLQRGASPKAADSEQRTALHYAASSSAMVAADCIISLREYGAEINPWDKLGIATPLICAAAAGNADAVKVLLHAGADVNAGLADPKYPDSSTPLVWAVRARSVACAIHLLEAGAAVNSPQAYSEAPIHVAATQGDTDLMELLLQKKADIRVLFGRERMSALHLAAERGNSGCIHLLLNAKADCNTVNFRGQTPLHLATLSQSVESVAALLEAGARHDICDNELKSPLHSAIIKTSRSTDIVHLLITAGADINRRDNFGCTPLHLAAINENSKAATVLVQAGADLSAKTKGGVSALDFLVRRTPDVLATIPRRLDSAVILADHDPLDPDCELHLDFKVIVPGGDQQRVGETGFLITLVAAGQRHILQHPIIRAFLHLKWFKIRALFIVSLLFHAAFVLSLSANILSIYVVHRNRNCSIANNQQPSVDNESDVTLDSTHCLYPQWPLWLQDTFKYLNLAFGALSLGKEFFQLLQTPSEYVRSSENYIQCFLIIGVVAINLPKNLNHGDWQQHMAAIIIVVAWMELMMHVGRFPVFGLYVQMFTTVAANIAKFLTAYMSLIVGFSLGLSVLYPDTESLARLPYSLVTTIVMMTGELEYSKYFYEDYNPTYPITTLVVFLAFLLFIVVVLMNLLVGLAVSDIQGLRKSAGLDRLVRQTRLIARMESIVFSPWLNQLPCWFDTRARKFIQRKILVVPPTHHRVYTVRPNDPRDNRFPPDIKDNILKILLAKPHKKSYRELHRSSTNQSSPLTEELFDELMQNVHRLCHNCVSQIVLMNSSVENRLSKLENQWFSTKKQLDTLIGILTEKTPSTGAQPQNANYPGLSSHDF; this comes from the exons ATGGGGAAATATGACATGCCCAGCACACTCGGTGATCAAAAGTGCAGTGAAGAGAGACGGGATAACAAAGATTTTCGAACGAGAAGCGGTCGAGCAAAAGTTCGAAAGTATGCTAATCGCCAAGCGTTTCAAGATCGTCGGAAGCCATGGACAACCACGAATGGTGCAACTTGCAATCCTAATCATTTTGATACCGTGGTGGACGATCCTACTTTTAGCATATCCAGCGAATCAAATACAAGTCGCACAGAATTGAAGAATTGCAATATTCAAACTGGAGAGCCATCCTTATGGCTCAGCTGTTCCTCTGTTTGGACAGAGGATCAACTTAAGAATAGTATAGATGAATTACTGAGCAACCAAGAAGCAAGCTCGGTCCACATCAAAACCATACTAGGATCAACTGAACAGTCACGCAACTGGTCTGAATTACCTTCTTCCTGCTTCAATGCAGCAATCCTGTACGCTTCAATGACGACCAACATTGCGATgttacgtttttttcttcagcgcGGAGCTAGCCCCAAGGCTGCAGATTCCGAGCAGAGAACAGCACTACATTACGCGGCCAGTTCTTCAGCGATGGTAGCAGCCGACTGTATCATTTCACTGAGAGAGTACGGTGCTGAAATCAATCCCTGGGATAAGCTCGGAATTGCTACGCCGTTGATTTGTGCAGCAGCCGCAGGAAATGCTGATGCGGTTAAAGTTCTGCTTCACGCTGGTGCTGATGTCAATGCTGGTTTGGCGGATCCCAAGTATCCCGACAGCTCGACACCTCTCGTTTGGGCCGTTCGAGCCCGTAGTGTCGCTTGTGCAATCCATTTGCTTGAAGCCGGAGCTGCTGTCAACAGTCCGCAGGCATATAGCGAAGCACCGATACACGTAGCAGCAACTCAAGGAGACACAGACCTGATGGAGCTGCTCTTGCAGAAAAAGGCAGACATTCGTGTCCTCTTCGGTCGTGAGCGAATGAGTGCCTTGCATTTGGCAGCGGAACGCGGAAACTCTGGTTGCATTCATTTGTTGCTGAATGCCAAAGCAGATTGTAACACCGTTAATTTTCGCGGTCAAACACCTCTACATTTGGCCACGTTATCACAATCAGTCGAATCGGTTGCAGCACTGCTAGAAGCAGGGGCGAGGCACGACATCTGTGATAACGAACTCAAATCTCCACTGCACAGCGCCATCATTAAAACCTCACGTTCCACTGATATTGTACATCTTTTGATCACTGCTGGAGCTGATATTAACAGACGCGACAACTTCGGTTGCACACCTCTTCATCTTGCAGCCATCAATGAGAATTCCAAAGCTGCTACAGTCCTCGTTCAAGCGGGAGCAGATCTGTCAGCTAAAACAAAAGGCGGAGTCTCTGCTTTGGACTTTCTGGTTCGACGAACTCCGGACGTTCTTGCCACTATTCCTCGTCGACTCGATTCCGCTGTGATACTGGCCGATCACGATCCACTTGACCCTGATTGCGAACTCCATTTGGACTTTAAAGTTATAGTGCCTGGTGGAGATCAGCAACGGGTTGGTGAAACGGGCTTTTTGATCACTTTAGTGGCAGCTGGACAGAGGCACATACTTCAGCATCCCATCATAAGAGCCTTTCTTCACTTGAAATGGTTTAAAATTCGTGCTCTTTTCATAGTTTCACTTCTTTTTCATGCTGCGTTCGTTCTTTCTTTAAGTGCTAACATTCTTTCAATCTACGTCGTCCATCGCAACCGCAACTGTTCGATAGCCAATAATCAGCAACCGTCAGTGGACAATGAATCAGATGTAACGTTGGATTCAACCCATTGTCTATATCCTCAATGGCCGTTGTGGTTGCAAGACACTTTTAAATACTTGAATTTG GCCTTTGGAGCTCTTTCGTTGGGAAAGGAATTCTTTCAGCTGCTTCAAACGCCAAGCGAATATGTTCGTAGCTCTGAAAACTACATACAGTGCTTCCTTATTATCGGTGTTGTGGCCATCAATCTGCCCAAGAATTTGAATCACGGTGACTGGCAACAACATATGGCTGCAATCATTATAGTAGTGGCTTGGATGGAACTGATGATGCACGTTGGACGATTCCCAG TGTTCGGCCTTTACGTGCAAATGTTCACAACCGTCGCTGCAAACATTGCAAAATTTTTAACAGCTTACATGAGTTTAATTGTTGGTTTCTCTTTGGGATTATCTGTCCTCTATCCTGATACCGAATCCCTTGCACGGTTACCATATTCATTGGTGACAACGATAGTTATGATGACAGGCGAGCTAGAGTACAGCAAATATTTTTATGAGGATTATAATCCTACTTATCCAATCACTACCCTTGTGGTCTTCttagcttttcttcttttcatcgtCGTCGTACTGATGAACTTACTTGTTGGTTTGGCTGTCTCCGACATTCAAGGACTTCGCAAATCTGCTGGACTGGATCGCTTAGTCAGGCAAACTCGATTGATTGCTCGCATGGAAAGTATTGTTTTTTCACCTTGGTTGAATCAACTGCCCTGTTGGTTTGACACACGAGCTAGAAAATTTATACAGAGAAAGATACTCGTTGTCCCTCCTACTCATCACCGAGTGTACACTGTCAGACCTAACGATCCACGTGACAATCGTTTTCCTCCAGATATCAAAGACAATATattgaaaattcttttagCTAAACCACACAAGAAATCCTATCGGGAGCTTCATCGTAGTAGTACGAACCAGTCATCTCCTTTGACTGAAGAATTATTCGATGAGTTGATGCAAAACGTCCACAGACTGTGCCATAATTGCGTGTCACAAATAGTCCTCATGAATAGTTCGGTGGAAAATCGATTGTCTAAACTAGAGAATCAATGGTTTTCTACGAAAAAACAGTTAGACACGTTGATAGGAATACTAACGGAGAAAACACCCTCCACTGGCGCACAGccacaaaatgcaaattatcCTGGACTTTCTAGCCATGATTTCTAA
- the LOC130691473 gene encoding cholinesterase-like isoform X1 has translation MGRWMHFWMAGLLFWMSASLAQDPSVVLPQGEIRGVKKPSNKRSTVVAFLGIPYAQPPVGPLRFRMPEEIQPSNKAIIATQFGPACPQPDMDRLKTSEDCLFVNVWVPELPVDFKTYPVIVFLEGEMFTQGNPGKYPAEDLAAEGLVIVSVHYRLNIFGFLSLETPEAPGNLGLWDQHMALRWVQNNIGKFGGDPTHVTLMGHGSGAASVSMHMVSPTSKGLFERVIVMSGSLFAPWAISHYPKDAAQAVAYLLGCRSHRVDEHLLHCLREREVPDILQAFSRHQKDLNTTELFGPVVDSFVPMESAFFGKNPQATLQKGDFDKKMRVMTGVAESEGAGMLSMIRNLARRTYDDLVHLVRTASIPRAVDFYGFRTAWQAVYRTIRYHYFDKVADKDKAGMLQQLLQFYSEAYYKAPHDHFVTGLVRNNVPTYIYRYAYATSDPFNNVLNTTGAPHGSELLYLFGPTVYRQEIGVGFSRQDEAVSDLMKRAWLEFATLGDPTPSQFGFKWEPSTKDELKNYEIREQLARVPYPRHKVEFWNEFLPSLERAARGEEDVANPTNRPPFDSRFRGDPTQPYQSIMWVLIAAISVLLVAFILSLASMRRKTPLV, from the exons ATGGGCCGATGGATGCATTTCTGGATGGCCGGCCTCCTCTTCTGGATGAGTGCTAGCTTGGCTCAGGATCCGAGCGTCGTCCTACCCCAGGGCGAGATACGCGGT gtaaaaaaacCTTCGAATAAGCGTTCCACCGTTGTCGCCTTCCTCGGCATTCCTTATGCTCAGCCGCCTGTAGGACCACTCCGTTTCCGG ATGCCCGAAGAAATTCAGCCATCAAACAAGGCCATCATCGCCACCCAATTTGGGCCAGCGTGCCCACAACCTGACATGGATCGATTGAAAACGTCAGAAGATTGTCTTTTCGTGAACGTTTGGGTTCCAGAG CTACCAGTGGACTTCAAGACCTATCCGGTTATTGTGTTTCTGGAAGGTGAAATGTTCACTCAAGGCAATCCAGGAAAATACCCAGCAGAGGATCTTGCTGCCGAAGGACTTGTTATTGTCTCCGTTCACTATCGATTGAACATTTTCG gcTTTTTATCATTGGAGACCCCGGAAGCACCCGGTAACTTGGGCCTTTGGGACCAGCACATGGCCCTTCGTTGGGTGCAAAACAACATTGGAAAATTTGGCGGAGATCCGACTCACGTCACACTTATGGGTCACGGATCGGGAGCGGCTAGCGTTTCCATGCACATGGTTTCACCAACCTCGAAAG GATTGTTTGAACGAGTCATAGTCATGTCTGGGTCGCTTTTCGCACCATGGGCCATTTCGCACTATCCGAAAGATGCCGCTCAAGCTGTTGCCTATTTACTTGGATGTCGATCTCATCGTGTCGACGAACATTTACTTCACTGTCTGCGAGAGCGTGAAGTGCCCGATATTCTTCAAGCCTTTTCTCGCCATCAGAAAGATCTGAACACCACTGAACTGTTTGGCCCCGTTGTCGACAGTTTCGTGCCGATGGAGTCAGCCTTTTTCGGCAAAAATCCGCAAGCAACTCTGCAGAAAGGCGATTTCGATAAGAAAATGCGTGTCATGACCGGCGTGGCAGAAAGCGAAGGCGCTGGCATGTTGA GCATGATTCGCAATTTGGCCCGTCGAACTTACGACGATCTAGTGCATTTGGTTCGGACAGCTTCGATCCCGCGAGCCGTTGACTTTTACGGTTTTCGTACCGCATGGCAAGCTGTCTATCGCACGATCCGTTACCACTATTTCGACAAAGTTGCTGACAAAGATAAGGCCGGCATGTTGCAGCAGTTGCTCCAATTCTACTCGGAAGCATACTACAAGGCTCCGCACGATCATTTCGTCACCGGTCTGGTCCGAAACAACGTCCCGACTTACATCTACCGTTATGCTTACGCTACCTCCGATCCGTTCAACAACGTTCTCAATACAACAG GTGCTCCGCACGGCTCAGAATTGCTGTACTTGTTCGGTCCCACCGTCTACCGTCAAGAGATTGGCGTAGGTTTCAGCAGACAGGACGAGGCCGTCAGTGACTTGATGAAACGTGCTTGGCTCGAATTCGCTACGTTAGG AGACCCCACACCTTCACAATTTGGATTCAAATGGGAACCGTCAACTAAAGATGAGCTGAAAAACTACGAAATCCGCGAACAATTGGCTCGTGTACCTTACCCACGACACAAAGTGGAATTCTGGAACGAGTTTTTACCGTCATTGGAACGAGCTGCACGTGGAGAAGAAGACGTTGCCAATCCTACCAACAGGCCCCCATTCGACAGCCGATTCCGTGGcg ATCCAACTCAGCCCTACCAGTCCATCATGTGGGTGTTGATTGCGGCCATTTCCGTCCTGTTGGTGGCCTTCATTTTGAGTTTGGCCAGCATGAGACGTAAAACGCCGCTTGTCTGA
- the LOC130691473 gene encoding acetylcholinesterase-like isoform X2 translates to MPEEIQPSNKAIIATQFGPACPQPDMDRLKTSEDCLFVNVWVPELPVDFKTYPVIVFLEGEMFTQGNPGKYPAEDLAAEGLVIVSVHYRLNIFGFLSLETPEAPGNLGLWDQHMALRWVQNNIGKFGGDPTHVTLMGHGSGAASVSMHMVSPTSKGLFERVIVMSGSLFAPWAISHYPKDAAQAVAYLLGCRSHRVDEHLLHCLREREVPDILQAFSRHQKDLNTTELFGPVVDSFVPMESAFFGKNPQATLQKGDFDKKMRVMTGVAESEGAGMLSMIRNLARRTYDDLVHLVRTASIPRAVDFYGFRTAWQAVYRTIRYHYFDKVADKDKAGMLQQLLQFYSEAYYKAPHDHFVTGLVRNNVPTYIYRYAYATSDPFNNVLNTTGAPHGSELLYLFGPTVYRQEIGVGFSRQDEAVSDLMKRAWLEFATLGDPTPSQFGFKWEPSTKDELKNYEIREQLARVPYPRHKVEFWNEFLPSLERAARGEEDVANPTNRPPFDSRFRGDPTQPYQSIMWVLIAAISVLLVAFILSLASMRRKTPLV, encoded by the exons ATGCCCGAAGAAATTCAGCCATCAAACAAGGCCATCATCGCCACCCAATTTGGGCCAGCGTGCCCACAACCTGACATGGATCGATTGAAAACGTCAGAAGATTGTCTTTTCGTGAACGTTTGGGTTCCAGAG CTACCAGTGGACTTCAAGACCTATCCGGTTATTGTGTTTCTGGAAGGTGAAATGTTCACTCAAGGCAATCCAGGAAAATACCCAGCAGAGGATCTTGCTGCCGAAGGACTTGTTATTGTCTCCGTTCACTATCGATTGAACATTTTCG gcTTTTTATCATTGGAGACCCCGGAAGCACCCGGTAACTTGGGCCTTTGGGACCAGCACATGGCCCTTCGTTGGGTGCAAAACAACATTGGAAAATTTGGCGGAGATCCGACTCACGTCACACTTATGGGTCACGGATCGGGAGCGGCTAGCGTTTCCATGCACATGGTTTCACCAACCTCGAAAG GATTGTTTGAACGAGTCATAGTCATGTCTGGGTCGCTTTTCGCACCATGGGCCATTTCGCACTATCCGAAAGATGCCGCTCAAGCTGTTGCCTATTTACTTGGATGTCGATCTCATCGTGTCGACGAACATTTACTTCACTGTCTGCGAGAGCGTGAAGTGCCCGATATTCTTCAAGCCTTTTCTCGCCATCAGAAAGATCTGAACACCACTGAACTGTTTGGCCCCGTTGTCGACAGTTTCGTGCCGATGGAGTCAGCCTTTTTCGGCAAAAATCCGCAAGCAACTCTGCAGAAAGGCGATTTCGATAAGAAAATGCGTGTCATGACCGGCGTGGCAGAAAGCGAAGGCGCTGGCATGTTGA GCATGATTCGCAATTTGGCCCGTCGAACTTACGACGATCTAGTGCATTTGGTTCGGACAGCTTCGATCCCGCGAGCCGTTGACTTTTACGGTTTTCGTACCGCATGGCAAGCTGTCTATCGCACGATCCGTTACCACTATTTCGACAAAGTTGCTGACAAAGATAAGGCCGGCATGTTGCAGCAGTTGCTCCAATTCTACTCGGAAGCATACTACAAGGCTCCGCACGATCATTTCGTCACCGGTCTGGTCCGAAACAACGTCCCGACTTACATCTACCGTTATGCTTACGCTACCTCCGATCCGTTCAACAACGTTCTCAATACAACAG GTGCTCCGCACGGCTCAGAATTGCTGTACTTGTTCGGTCCCACCGTCTACCGTCAAGAGATTGGCGTAGGTTTCAGCAGACAGGACGAGGCCGTCAGTGACTTGATGAAACGTGCTTGGCTCGAATTCGCTACGTTAGG AGACCCCACACCTTCACAATTTGGATTCAAATGGGAACCGTCAACTAAAGATGAGCTGAAAAACTACGAAATCCGCGAACAATTGGCTCGTGTACCTTACCCACGACACAAAGTGGAATTCTGGAACGAGTTTTTACCGTCATTGGAACGAGCTGCACGTGGAGAAGAAGACGTTGCCAATCCTACCAACAGGCCCCCATTCGACAGCCGATTCCGTGGcg ATCCAACTCAGCCCTACCAGTCCATCATGTGGGTGTTGATTGCGGCCATTTCCGTCCTGTTGGTGGCCTTCATTTTGAGTTTGGCCAGCATGAGACGTAAAACGCCGCTTGTCTGA